AGGAAAGAAGCTAACGCTTATTTATAACTCTTTTGCCGATAAGGATTTTAAGGCTGTCTTAAAAGCATTAAAGCCTATCATAAAAGATGTGCTTATCTATGAATACGAAAGCCTAGAAAGGGCGCTTGCTACAAATGAGATAAAGCAGGTGCTTGATGATATGGGTGTTGCTTATAGCGATTTTAAGGGGTTAAAATTCACTGATTCGCAAAAGAGTAAAGAAAAATACTTAGCCTTTGGTTCATTTTTCTTAGTTGAGGCCTTTTTAAGGCAGTTTGATGCAAGCTAGGATATATGAGTATCTTTTAAAGCCAAACGAAGCGGAGATCATCGTTTGCGAGGATGATAAAGAGGCTTTGCTTATCGAAAATGCGGTTAAATTTGCAGGTATTGAGCCGTTTTGCTTGCCTGATTTTAGGGCTCGTTTCGGCGATGATCTGCGCTCTTTTAGTGCCGAGCTTTACGAGCTTTCGGCTAAACTTTATAAATTTTACGAATTTGAGGGCAAAAAGCTTCTTATAGCCCCCATCTCAACCATCTTAAACAAACTTCCCGGCAAAAAACATCTACAAAAAATTACTCTGAAATTTGGCGATAAGTTAAATTTAAACGAGCTAGCTGACGAGCTTATGCGCTTTGGTTACGAGCCTGTGGATATCGTTGAGGGCGAGGGCGAGTTTTGCTTGCGCGGAGATATCATTGATATATTTTGCATAGGAAGCGATGAACCTCATAGAATTTTGCTTTTTGACGACGAGATAGAAAGTATCAGAAACTACTCAACCAGCACTCAAATTTCAAACAAAACCGAACTTGAAAGCGTTGAAATTTCACCATTTATCGCAGCGCTTAGCAAGGATGAATTTGAAAAAGCAAGCCAAAAAGCGCAACAGCTAAAAAGCGAGGCTCTGATAAATGACCTTAACTCGCTTGGTTTTTGGGCGATTGATGGTTTTATAGACTATAGCAAGGAGTTTAAGACCGTCCTTGCAAAAGAGTTTAAATTTGAGGATTTTGAAAGAGATACAAGCGCGCTTCATGATCTTGCCGTAATCCCTGAAGCAAAAATTTATAAAGATCTGTCCGTAACACCGAGCAGAGATTTTTTCGAGCTTAATGCAAACAGGCATATCAAGGTTATCTCGAGAAATGACGGACTTTTTAACTCGCTAAATTTGAGCGAATACAAAAATATAGAGCTTATTAAAAGTGACGTTGTTGTAAATCTAACTTCCGCTAGCGAGATAATCATCTCTCTTAATAAATTTGAGAAGAAAAAGCGTGCAAAGCGAGCGAGCTTAGTAATCGATGAGCTTAAGATAAATGACTACGTCGTGCATGAAGAGTATGGTATAGGTCGATTTGCGGGACTTGAGAAGATAACCGTGCTAGGAAGCATGCGCGAATTCGTAGTTATCGTTTATCAAAACGACGACAAACTTCTTTTGCCTGTCGAAAATATAAATTTAATCGATCGCTACATAGCTCAAAGCGGCTCTATAGCGGCACTTGATAGGCTTGGTAAGGCTAGCTTTGCCAAGATAAAAGAAAAAGTTCGCCAAAAACTATTTATAATCGCTTCCAAGATCATCGAACTTGCCGCTAAAAGAGAGCTAATTCGCGCCGAAATTATACAAAAAGATGATGCCGAATACTTAAATTTCTTGCAAAATGCGGGCTTTGATTATACTATAGATCAAGAAAAGGCTGCAAGCGAAATTTCAAAAGATCTTGCAAGCGGTAAGGTTATGGATAGGCTTTTAAGCGGAGATGTCGGCTTTGGCAAGACTGAAATCGCGATGAATGCGATATTTAAATGTGTTAAATCAGGATTTCAGGCGCTATTTTTCGTGCCTACGACGTTGCTTTCGGCTCAGCATTTTAAGAGCTTAAAAGACAGGTTTGACAAATTTGAAATTCCAGTTTTTAGACTTGATAGATTTAGCTCGGCAAAAGAAAAATCAGCCGTTAAAAGAGCGCTTGAGGAGGGGCTTGCTTGCGTTTGCGTGGGAACTCATTCGCTTTTGGGGTTAAAGGCTCGTAATTTAGGCATTATTATAATTGACGAAGAGCATAAATTCGGCGTTAAGCAAAAAGAGAAGTTAAAAGAAATTTCAAGCAACTCGCATATCCTTTCAATGAGCGCGACACCTATCCCAAGAAGCCTAAATATGGCGCTTAGCAACGTAAAAAGCTATAGCGTGCTTCAAACTCCGCCAAGCTCTCGTTTAGACGTGAGAACGAGCGTAAGGGAGTGGGACGAAAAGGTGATTAAAGAGGCGATTTTGCGGGAGCTAAGAAGAGGCGGGCAAATTTTTTATATCCACAATCACATCGCCACTATGGATCAGGCAAAAAGGCAGATTAAGAAAATTTTGCCAAATTTGCGCATCCTCATACTTCATTCAAAGATAGATGCAAATACCACAGAAGACGAGATGATGAAATTTAAAGCGGGCGAATACGACATCTTGCTTTGCACAAGCATTGTTGAAAGCGGAATTCACCTGCCAAACGTAAATACGATAATCATAGAAAATGCAAACAAATTCGGTATGGCGGATCTTCATCAGCTAAGAGGCCGCGTGGGTAGAAGTGATAAGCAGGCGTATTGTTATTTCTTGGTTGAGGATAGAAGTGAGCTTACGCCCGAGGCATTAAAGCGGCTTGTCGCACTTGAGAGCAATTCGTTTTTAGGCTCGGGCTCCGTGCTTGCTTATCATGATTTAGAGATTAGGGGCGGAGGAAATTTAATCGGAGAGGCTCAAAGCGGGCATATCGAGGCTATCGGATATTCGCTTTATATTAAAATGCTTGAAGACGAGATAAATAAGCTTTTAAATAAAGAGAATTTCAAGAGTAAAAAAGTTGATCTCAAGCTCAGTATAAACGCATTTTTAAATCAAGATTTTATCCGTGAAGACAGGCTTCGTCTCGAGCTTTACCGCCGTCTTAGCAAGTGTGAAGAGGTAAGCGAAGTGCATGCCATAGAGGGTGAGCTTGAGGATAGATTCGGAAAGATTGACATTTATACCAAGCAGTTTTTATCGCTTATAATAATTAAAATTTTAGCCGCAAAAGCTGGCTTTAAGCTTATCTCAAACAGCGGTCAAAACATCGTTCTTACAAATTTAAACGACGAGAAAACGGTTTTAAAATCAAAAAGCAAAGATGATGACGATATAATAGATGAAATTTTAATCCATCTAAGAAAGGCGTCAAGATGATTGATTGGAGCTTGAGTCACGCTGCTGTTTTTAGGCGTAGGATAGGGGCTTTAAGGGCTGTGCATGAGATTGATTTTGTTGAGCTTGATAACCTTGTCGGCATGGAAAAACAAAAAGAGCAGTTAATAGCCAACACTCAAAATTTCATAGACGGCAAAGAGGCTAACAACGCCATTTTGTGGGGTGCAAGAGGGTGTGGCAAAAGTAGCTTGGTAAAGGCTGTTTTTACTAAATTTCATAACGAGGGCTTAAGACTCATAGAGCTTAGAAGCGATGAACTTCAATTTATCGTTGATATCATCGATGAGGTTCGCAGAAGCAATTATAAATTTATTATTTACTGCGATGATCTAAGCTTTGAAGCGGGAGATACGAACTATAAATTTTTAAAGCCGATTTTAGAAGGCTCGATAGAAAAAGCCCCTAAAAACGTGCTCATCTACGCCACTTCAAACCGCCGTCATCTAATCAGCGAGCTAAAAAGCGACAATGAAGGCACAAGCGTAACTAGTGACGAGATCCACTACGCAGAAAGCGTGGATGAAAAAATTTCGCTATCTGATCGCTTCGGTCTTTGGATAAGTTTCTATCAGGGAAGCTTTGCCGAGTATCTTAAGATCGTGGATTTTTATTTTAAAGACTACACGGGCGACAGGCAGATGCTTCACGAGCTTGCTAAAAACTACTCCGCGCTTAGGGCTAGTAGATCGGGGCGAACCGCAAAGCAGTTTTATCTATCTTATAAAGAGAAGCTTTTGTGAGAGCGGGATTTATAGGCGATATCGTCGGGCGAGCGGGTCGTAAGATTGTGGCTGAAAACGTTAAAAAGATGCGGGATAAATTTGAGCTTGATTTTGTCATCGC
The Campylobacter sp. RM16189 genome window above contains:
- the mfd gene encoding transcription-repair coupling factor yields the protein MQARIYEYLLKPNEAEIIVCEDDKEALLIENAVKFAGIEPFCLPDFRARFGDDLRSFSAELYELSAKLYKFYEFEGKKLLIAPISTILNKLPGKKHLQKITLKFGDKLNLNELADELMRFGYEPVDIVEGEGEFCLRGDIIDIFCIGSDEPHRILLFDDEIESIRNYSTSTQISNKTELESVEISPFIAALSKDEFEKASQKAQQLKSEALINDLNSLGFWAIDGFIDYSKEFKTVLAKEFKFEDFERDTSALHDLAVIPEAKIYKDLSVTPSRDFFELNANRHIKVISRNDGLFNSLNLSEYKNIELIKSDVVVNLTSASEIIISLNKFEKKKRAKRASLVIDELKINDYVVHEEYGIGRFAGLEKITVLGSMREFVVIVYQNDDKLLLPVENINLIDRYIAQSGSIAALDRLGKASFAKIKEKVRQKLFIIASKIIELAAKRELIRAEIIQKDDAEYLNFLQNAGFDYTIDQEKAASEISKDLASGKVMDRLLSGDVGFGKTEIAMNAIFKCVKSGFQALFFVPTTLLSAQHFKSLKDRFDKFEIPVFRLDRFSSAKEKSAVKRALEEGLACVCVGTHSLLGLKARNLGIIIIDEEHKFGVKQKEKLKEISSNSHILSMSATPIPRSLNMALSNVKSYSVLQTPPSSRLDVRTSVREWDEKVIKEAILRELRRGGQIFYIHNHIATMDQAKRQIKKILPNLRILILHSKIDANTTEDEMMKFKAGEYDILLCTSIVESGIHLPNVNTIIIENANKFGMADLHQLRGRVGRSDKQAYCYFLVEDRSELTPEALKRLVALESNSFLGSGSVLAYHDLEIRGGGNLIGEAQSGHIEAIGYSLYIKMLEDEINKLLNKENFKSKKVDLKLSINAFLNQDFIREDRLRLELYRRLSKCEEVSEVHAIEGELEDRFGKIDIYTKQFLSLIIIKILAAKAGFKLISNSGQNIVLTNLNDEKTVLKSKSKDDDDIIDEILIHLRKASR
- a CDS encoding ATP-binding protein, with the translated sequence MIDWSLSHAAVFRRRIGALRAVHEIDFVELDNLVGMEKQKEQLIANTQNFIDGKEANNAILWGARGCGKSSLVKAVFTKFHNEGLRLIELRSDELQFIVDIIDEVRRSNYKFIIYCDDLSFEAGDTNYKFLKPILEGSIEKAPKNVLIYATSNRRHLISELKSDNEGTSVTSDEIHYAESVDEKISLSDRFGLWISFYQGSFAEYLKIVDFYFKDYTGDRQMLHELAKNYSALRASRSGRTAKQFYLSYKEKLL